Proteins from a single region of Bogoriella caseilytica:
- a CDS encoding DUF6098 family protein yields MNSAATPASSPPLRSIGQIVLLMQTVGPLYLHVPDPHSIGSRDGEFRDPESTFRLPGAPAWSLQPESWWLDSTATWVARRLARHATHAATAPAPTLLSGEIVSWGIDGQPLIGGHRTVAFLDADVFVEAQATYSAWRETALPRGSRSLRADTSEDFLLEESGHDSTESR; encoded by the coding sequence ATGAATTCGGCTGCCACGCCTGCGTCGTCCCCGCCATTGCGCTCGATCGGTCAGATCGTGCTGCTGATGCAGACCGTCGGACCGCTGTATCTGCACGTCCCGGATCCTCACAGCATCGGAAGCCGCGACGGTGAGTTCCGGGACCCCGAGTCCACCTTCCGCTTACCCGGAGCCCCGGCCTGGAGCCTGCAGCCCGAATCCTGGTGGCTCGATTCCACGGCCACCTGGGTGGCCCGGCGGCTAGCCCGGCACGCTACCCATGCTGCGACCGCGCCCGCGCCCACCCTGCTCTCCGGAGAGATCGTGAGCTGGGGTATCGACGGGCAGCCGCTGATTGGCGGGCACCGCACGGTGGCCTTCCTCGATGCGGACGTCTTCGTCGAAGCACAGGCCACCTACTCCGCGTGGCGCGAGACGGCGCTCCCGCGCGGATCGCGATCCTTGCGTGCGGACACCTCGGAGGATTTCCTTCTGGAAGAATCAGGGCATGACTCGACTGAATCCCGGTGA
- a CDS encoding GNAT family N-acetyltransferase, giving the protein MTSELDDSLVHTWVTGWARTHGYEVRHEGSVHAAGPKAAEHDWEYVVFSPGAAQLDALVAATLENQDRLLTVIDEPDASPIGEDLGGLALLSDEEKLMIADMAIQDVEDPITPHGYRVRREDHEGWTLFTVTHGEDVAARGRMAVADDYCILDRIYTAPDYRRQGLGTFVTRALLAIAHEHNVSEGLLVATGDGQQLYEYLGWSAIGTVQVFGAPGATDRRRPSHSQIDEELAG; this is encoded by the coding sequence ATGACCTCCGAACTGGACGACTCACTCGTCCACACCTGGGTGACGGGCTGGGCCCGCACCCACGGCTACGAGGTACGCCACGAGGGCAGCGTCCATGCCGCAGGCCCGAAAGCTGCGGAGCACGACTGGGAGTACGTCGTCTTCTCCCCGGGCGCAGCACAGCTCGACGCGCTCGTGGCAGCAACGCTGGAGAATCAGGACCGGCTGCTCACCGTGATCGACGAGCCCGACGCGAGCCCGATCGGTGAGGACTTGGGCGGCCTGGCGTTGCTCAGCGACGAGGAGAAGCTGATGATCGCCGACATGGCGATCCAGGACGTGGAGGACCCGATCACTCCCCACGGCTACCGCGTCCGCCGCGAGGATCACGAGGGCTGGACGCTCTTCACGGTCACGCACGGCGAGGACGTAGCCGCGCGAGGGCGCATGGCCGTAGCCGATGACTACTGCATCCTCGACCGCATCTACACCGCGCCGGATTATCGACGCCAGGGCCTGGGCACCTTCGTCACCCGGGCGCTGCTGGCCATCGCGCACGAGCACAACGTCTCCGAAGGGCTGCTGGTGGCCACCGGTGACGGTCAGCAACTCTACGAGTACCTCGGCTGGTCTGCGATCGGCACCGTGCAGGTCTTCGGTGCGCCCGGAGCCACCGACCGGCGCCGCCCCTCCCACTCGCAGATCGACGAGGAACTGGCCGGGTAG
- a CDS encoding ANTAR domain-containing protein, translating to MYDDRLFVQTLSDFVRTLVQPYDPDAALNDLALRVAEVLQIRGAGVSLYENNKLQMVTAIPPHLKPLELFQEEHQVGPAVEAFHTGTTREISDLAAERERWPEYVAAALGTGTTSIAVLPLALEDEAFGTLTLYAERRGWPESDIAAASVLADMATAYLINASTNRQHTELNKQLSLALDSRVVIEQAKGIIAEHCGVAVAQAFEMIRNHARRHNLKVRDLADAIVSMGLRL from the coding sequence GTGTACGACGACCGGCTCTTCGTCCAGACGCTCTCAGACTTCGTGCGCACGCTCGTCCAGCCGTACGATCCTGACGCTGCGCTCAATGATCTCGCGCTCCGTGTGGCCGAGGTGCTGCAGATCCGTGGAGCCGGTGTCTCCCTGTACGAGAACAACAAGCTCCAGATGGTCACGGCGATCCCGCCCCACCTCAAGCCGCTCGAACTGTTCCAGGAAGAGCATCAGGTGGGGCCGGCGGTGGAGGCCTTCCACACCGGGACGACACGCGAGATCAGTGACCTGGCGGCAGAGCGCGAGCGCTGGCCCGAGTACGTTGCCGCAGCCTTGGGCACCGGGACGACGTCGATCGCGGTCCTTCCCCTGGCGCTCGAAGACGAGGCCTTCGGCACGCTGACCCTGTATGCCGAGCGGCGCGGATGGCCCGAGAGCGACATCGCGGCTGCCTCGGTGCTGGCGGACATGGCGACCGCTTACCTCATCAATGCTTCCACCAACCGCCAGCACACCGAACTCAACAAGCAGCTGTCGCTCGCACTGGACTCGCGGGTGGTGATCGAACAGGCCAAGGGGATCATCGCCGAGCACTGCGGTGTAGCGGTGGCGCAGGCCTTCGAGATGATCCGCAACCACGCCCGGCGGCACAACCTCAAGGTCCGCGACCTCGCAGACGCCATCGTCTCGATGGGACTGCGGCTCTAG
- the pdxT gene encoding pyridoxal 5'-phosphate synthase glutaminase subunit PdxT — protein MTGRLPVIGVMALQGDVREHIHALEASGAHAVAVRRERELAGLDGIVLPGGESTTIDKLLRAFELFEPLRAAIAGGLPTYGSCAGMILLADRLIDGIEGQRTLGGLDVTVRRNAFGRQVNSFETDLVVDGTPDAPQRPVHAVFIRAPWVEETGDGVQVLARVPSGEAAGRIVAVRQGEVLATSFHPEITGDYRLHRMFVEIVAGHH, from the coding sequence ATGACCGGCCGTCTGCCCGTCATCGGCGTCATGGCCCTGCAGGGTGACGTCCGCGAGCACATCCATGCACTTGAGGCCTCGGGGGCTCACGCTGTCGCAGTGCGCCGGGAACGCGAACTCGCCGGCCTCGACGGGATCGTCCTGCCGGGCGGTGAGTCCACCACCATCGACAAGCTGCTCCGCGCCTTCGAGCTGTTCGAACCGCTGAGGGCCGCGATCGCCGGCGGTCTGCCCACCTACGGATCCTGCGCGGGAATGATCCTGCTCGCGGATCGGCTCATCGACGGAATCGAGGGGCAACGCACCCTCGGCGGGCTCGACGTCACCGTTCGCCGCAACGCCTTCGGGCGCCAGGTGAACTCCTTCGAGACCGATCTGGTGGTCGACGGGACTCCCGACGCCCCGCAGCGCCCCGTGCACGCCGTCTTCATCCGGGCTCCGTGGGTGGAGGAGACCGGTGACGGGGTGCAGGTCCTCGCCCGCGTGCCGAGCGGGGAAGCCGCCGGGAGGATCGTAGCCGTGCGCCAGGGCGAGGTGCTCGCGACTTCCTTCCACCCGGAGATCACCGGTGACTACCGGCTGCACCGGATGTTCGTGGAGATCGTTGCCGGTCATCACTGA
- a CDS encoding homocysteine S-methyltransferase family protein, with amino-acid sequence MAAHPTFLERLDAGPMICAEGFLFELERRGYLTAGEFVPEVALEHPEALRALHVDFQRAGSDIVEAFTYNGHREKMRVIGKEDLLEPLNRAALRIAREVADTRPGDLMAGNISNTNIWDPADPAKQREIRGMFEEMVGWALEEGADLIVGETFYFAGEALTALEVAKASGLPVVLTLAPMAMDAMADGPGIVETCQELEQAGADVVGLNCFRGPETMMPWLKQIREAVSCHVGALPVPYRTTAEEPTFFNLSDVRAAVPSPHGRTFPTALDPLYTNRYEIEAFASEAYALGVNYLGVCCGAGPVHIRQVAEAVGLTTEASRYSERMENHFMYGTHDRLPENIAALGSQA; translated from the coding sequence ATGGCCGCCCACCCCACCTTCCTGGAACGGCTTGATGCCGGCCCAATGATCTGCGCCGAGGGCTTCCTCTTCGAACTGGAACGGCGCGGCTACCTCACCGCCGGCGAGTTCGTGCCGGAAGTAGCCCTGGAACACCCCGAAGCGTTGCGCGCGCTCCACGTGGACTTCCAGCGAGCCGGCTCGGACATCGTGGAGGCCTTCACCTACAACGGTCACCGCGAGAAGATGCGGGTGATCGGCAAGGAAGATCTCCTCGAGCCGCTCAACCGCGCCGCCCTGCGCATCGCCCGTGAGGTGGCCGATACCCGGCCTGGCGATCTCATGGCCGGGAACATCTCCAACACCAACATCTGGGATCCCGCCGACCCGGCCAAGCAGCGCGAGATCCGCGGCATGTTCGAGGAGATGGTTGGCTGGGCGCTCGAAGAAGGCGCCGACCTCATCGTGGGCGAGACGTTCTACTTCGCCGGTGAGGCGCTCACCGCTCTGGAGGTGGCCAAGGCCTCGGGTTTGCCCGTGGTGTTGACGCTGGCCCCGATGGCCATGGACGCCATGGCCGACGGCCCAGGGATCGTGGAGACCTGCCAGGAACTGGAGCAGGCCGGCGCCGATGTGGTGGGGCTGAACTGCTTCCGCGGACCCGAGACGATGATGCCCTGGCTCAAGCAGATCCGAGAGGCGGTCTCCTGTCACGTGGGTGCGCTCCCCGTGCCCTACCGCACCACCGCCGAAGAACCCACCTTCTTCAACCTTTCCGACGTGCGCGCCGCAGTCCCCTCACCGCACGGCCGGACCTTCCCCACCGCGCTCGACCCGCTCTACACCAACCGCTACGAGATCGAGGCCTTCGCCTCCGAGGCCTACGCACTCGGGGTGAACTATCTGGGCGTGTGCTGCGGAGCCGGGCCGGTGCACATCCGCCAGGTGGCCGAGGCCGTGGGCCTGACCACTGAGGCCAGCCGGTACTCCGAACGCATGGAGAACCACTTCATGTACGGCACGCATGACCGCCTGCCGGAGAACATCGCCGCGCTCGGCTCCCAGGCCTGA
- the bcp gene encoding thioredoxin-dependent thiol peroxidase, translated as MTRLNPGDAAPDFSLSGAGGQQISLDALRAEAEQGVIVYFYPAASTPGCTTQACDFRDSLASLTAAGYAVVGISPDEVDKLETFADAESLPFPLASDPEHEVLEAYGAWGEKVNYGKTYVGVIRSTVVVGVDGTVTLAQYNVKATGHVARLRKALGLD; from the coding sequence ATGACTCGACTGAATCCCGGTGACGCCGCTCCCGACTTCTCGCTCAGTGGCGCCGGCGGCCAGCAGATCTCGCTAGATGCCCTGCGCGCTGAGGCGGAGCAGGGCGTGATCGTGTACTTCTACCCCGCCGCCTCCACGCCCGGTTGCACCACTCAGGCCTGTGACTTCCGTGATTCGCTCGCCTCGCTGACCGCAGCCGGGTACGCCGTCGTGGGGATCTCGCCCGACGAGGTGGACAAGCTCGAGACCTTCGCCGATGCCGAGTCACTCCCCTTCCCCCTTGCCTCGGACCCCGAGCACGAGGTGCTGGAGGCATATGGAGCCTGGGGTGAGAAGGTGAATTACGGCAAGACCTACGTGGGCGTCATCCGTTCCACCGTGGTGGTCGGGGTGGACGGCACGGTCACGCTCGCCCAGTACAACGTCAAGGCAACCGGCCACGTGGCCCGGTTGCGCAAGGCGCTCGGGCTCGACTGA
- the pdxS gene encoding pyridoxal 5'-phosphate synthase lyase subunit PdxS has product MSSDSSASPENVIGTAKVKRGMAEMLKGGVIMDVVTAEQARIAEDAGAVAVMALERVPADIRAQGGVARMSDPDLIEGIIAEVSIPVMAKARIGHFVEAQVLQSLGVDYVDESEVLTPADYTHHIDKWQFTVPFVCGATNLGEALRRITEGAAMIRSKGEAGTGDVSNATTHMRSIRQQIRALTALPEDELYVAAKELQAPYELVKEVASTGRLPVVLFTAGGIATPADAAMMMQLGAEGVFVGSGIFKSGNPAQRAEAIVKATTFYDDPDVLATVSRGLGEAMVGINVEDVAEPHRLAERGW; this is encoded by the coding sequence GTGAGCAGCGACAGCAGCGCGAGCCCCGAGAACGTGATCGGCACCGCGAAGGTCAAGCGGGGCATGGCGGAGATGCTCAAGGGCGGCGTGATCATGGACGTCGTGACCGCCGAGCAGGCCCGGATCGCTGAGGACGCCGGCGCCGTCGCCGTGATGGCCTTGGAACGCGTGCCCGCCGACATCCGCGCCCAGGGCGGCGTGGCCCGGATGAGCGACCCCGATCTGATCGAGGGCATCATCGCTGAGGTCTCCATCCCGGTGATGGCGAAGGCGCGCATCGGTCACTTCGTGGAGGCCCAGGTGCTCCAGTCCCTCGGCGTGGACTACGTCGACGAGTCCGAGGTGCTCACTCCGGCCGACTACACCCACCACATCGACAAGTGGCAGTTCACCGTGCCCTTCGTGTGCGGCGCCACCAACTTGGGCGAGGCCCTGCGCCGGATCACCGAGGGCGCCGCCATGATCCGCTCCAAGGGCGAGGCGGGTACTGGCGACGTCTCCAACGCCACCACCCACATGCGCTCGATCCGCCAGCAGATCCGCGCCCTGACCGCACTTCCCGAGGACGAGCTCTACGTGGCCGCCAAGGAACTCCAGGCACCCTACGAGCTGGTGAAGGAGGTCGCCAGCACCGGCAGGCTCCCCGTGGTGCTCTTCACCGCCGGCGGGATCGCCACGCCTGCCGATGCCGCCATGATGATGCAGCTGGGCGCCGAGGGCGTCTTCGTCGGCTCGGGCATCTTCAAGTCCGGCAACCCGGCCCAGCGGGCGGAGGCCATCGTCAAGGCCACCACCTTCTACGACGACCCCGACGTGCTCGCCACGGTCTCTCGTGGGTTGGGCGAGGCCATGGTGGGGATCAACGTCGAAGACGTCGCCGAGCCGCACCGCCTGGCTGAGCGCGGCTGGTGA
- a CDS encoding MGMT family protein, giving the protein MDEQTHERVRELIAAIPEGRVATYGDIANAAGLSTPRIVGRILREDGSDLPWHRVLGAQGKPSPELSSTQLALLRAEGVETGEGWVDIERYRWQP; this is encoded by the coding sequence ATGGACGAACAGACACACGAGCGGGTCCGCGAACTGATCGCGGCCATCCCCGAGGGCCGCGTGGCCACCTACGGCGATATCGCCAATGCCGCGGGCCTTTCCACGCCGCGGATCGTCGGCCGGATCCTACGTGAGGACGGCTCAGACCTGCCCTGGCACCGGGTGCTGGGGGCGCAGGGGAAGCCGTCGCCCGAGTTGTCCAGCACGCAGCTCGCGCTGCTTCGCGCCGAAGGGGTCGAGACCGGCGAAGGTTGGGTCGACATCGAGCGCTACCGCTGGCAACCGTAG
- a CDS encoding sugar porter family MFS transporter, with protein MDQPAVSRLNGRVIGICLAAAMGGFLFGFDTSVINGAVDALSEDFNLGAGLQGFAVSSALLGCAAGAWFAGMVANKLGRVPTMLIAAALFFASALGSGLAFGVTDLIFWRVLGGLGVGAASVIAPAYIAEVSPARVRGRLGSLQQLAIVTGIFTALLSDAVLADVAGGAGEQLWFGREAWRWMFMAEAIPAAVYGLFALRLPESPRFLVARGKLDQASQVLYDFTGVANVNLKIEEIRATLDHEREQSLGDLRGDKFGLKPVVWIGILLSVFQQFVGINVIFYYSTTLWRSVGFEEGDALTVSVITSVTNIVVTVVAIILVDKIGRRIMLLCGSIGMALSLGMMAVAFSFATLETLADGTQEAQLGEPWAMVALVSANVFVVAFGATWGPLVWVLLGELFPNRIRAAALGVAAAAQWLSNFAISTSFPTMAEIGLPFAYGFYATFALISFFFVYFAVPETKGMELEDMSDSPQARPESAGAARRTA; from the coding sequence ATGGATCAGCCGGCCGTCAGCCGCTTGAACGGGCGGGTCATCGGGATCTGCCTCGCGGCAGCCATGGGTGGATTCCTCTTCGGTTTCGACACCTCCGTGATCAACGGGGCCGTGGACGCCCTCTCGGAGGACTTCAACCTCGGCGCGGGCCTGCAGGGCTTCGCAGTGTCCTCGGCATTGCTGGGGTGCGCGGCCGGTGCCTGGTTCGCGGGCATGGTGGCCAACAAGCTCGGCCGGGTGCCCACCATGCTCATCGCGGCGGCGCTCTTTTTCGCCTCGGCGCTCGGATCGGGTCTGGCCTTCGGCGTCACCGACCTGATCTTTTGGCGCGTGCTCGGCGGCCTCGGTGTCGGGGCCGCCTCGGTGATCGCGCCGGCTTACATCGCCGAGGTCTCACCGGCGCGCGTTCGTGGGCGGCTCGGCTCCCTGCAGCAACTGGCCATCGTCACTGGCATCTTCACCGCCCTGCTGTCCGACGCCGTCCTGGCCGACGTTGCCGGGGGAGCGGGAGAGCAGTTGTGGTTCGGGCGCGAGGCCTGGCGATGGATGTTCATGGCCGAGGCGATTCCTGCGGCGGTCTACGGACTCTTCGCCCTCCGGCTTCCGGAGTCGCCGCGCTTCCTCGTGGCCCGGGGCAAGCTCGATCAGGCCTCCCAGGTGCTCTACGACTTCACGGGCGTGGCGAACGTGAACCTCAAGATCGAGGAGATCCGCGCCACGCTGGACCACGAGCGCGAGCAGTCCCTCGGCGATCTGCGCGGGGACAAGTTCGGCCTCAAGCCGGTGGTGTGGATCGGCATCCTGCTGTCGGTCTTTCAGCAGTTCGTGGGCATCAACGTCATCTTCTACTACTCCACCACGCTGTGGCGTTCGGTCGGCTTCGAGGAGGGTGATGCCCTGACCGTCTCGGTGATCACCTCGGTCACGAACATCGTGGTGACCGTCGTGGCGATCATCCTGGTCGACAAGATCGGCCGGCGCATCATGCTGCTGTGCGGATCGATCGGCATGGCGCTCTCGCTGGGAATGATGGCTGTCGCCTTCTCCTTCGCCACCTTGGAGACTCTGGCGGACGGCACGCAGGAAGCGCAGCTCGGCGAGCCGTGGGCCATGGTGGCCCTGGTGAGTGCGAACGTCTTCGTCGTGGCCTTCGGCGCCACCTGGGGCCCCCTGGTGTGGGTGCTGCTCGGTGAGCTCTTCCCCAACCGCATCCGGGCGGCCGCCCTCGGCGTCGCGGCGGCCGCGCAGTGGCTGTCGAACTTCGCGATCTCCACCTCCTTCCCCACCATGGCCGAGATCGGGCTGCCCTTCGCCTACGGTTTCTACGCCACCTTCGCGCTGATCTCCTTCTTCTTCGTGTACTTCGCCGTACCGGAGACCAAGGGCATGGAGCTCGAGGACATGTCGGACAGCCCGCAGGCGCGACCAGAGTCCGCGGGGGCGGCGCGGCGCACCGCATAG
- the glsA gene encoding glutaminase A → MRSPIRDYLDAVIRDTSDITSGKVSDDIPELARVDPDLVAVSLSTVTGTVYSSGDHEHQFSIQSMSKPFAYAMAIEDHGLDEVLNHVGVEPSGDPFNEFSLDERTAKPRNPMINAGAIATHGLIKSDHAPASDRLMDLYSQLTQRNVEIDESVVASEMAAGDRNLGLAYLLSAAGALHLNPPAAVAGYVRQCAAMMTVDDLALMAATLANGGVQPNTGNRIFSRATTKQVLSVMASCGMYDAAGDWMTSVGIPAKSGVAGGIIGVLPGQIGVAVFSPRLDHHGNSERGSEMMRLLSENLGLHLMTAGRPARSSLREVHTAQVDDEAATIYALQGDLSLSSIETLVHEITTNPPQDPLVVFDMTRIDEVLQVAHETASSLATTLIDQGHRVIFVDPTEAFADFRDEEGREVERWSPEELREHTSGS, encoded by the coding sequence ATGCGCTCACCGATCCGCGATTACCTGGACGCCGTCATCCGGGACACCAGTGACATCACCAGCGGGAAGGTCTCCGACGACATCCCGGAGCTGGCCCGGGTGGACCCTGATCTCGTGGCGGTCTCGCTCAGCACGGTGACCGGGACCGTGTACTCGAGCGGCGACCACGAGCACCAGTTCAGCATCCAGTCGATGTCCAAGCCCTTCGCCTACGCGATGGCGATCGAGGACCACGGCCTGGACGAGGTGCTCAACCACGTGGGCGTGGAACCCAGCGGCGACCCGTTCAACGAGTTCTCCCTCGACGAGCGCACCGCCAAGCCGCGCAACCCCATGATCAACGCGGGAGCGATCGCCACCCACGGCCTCATCAAGAGCGACCACGCCCCGGCCTCCGATCGCCTGATGGACCTGTACTCCCAGCTCACGCAGCGCAACGTCGAGATCGACGAATCGGTGGTGGCCTCGGAGATGGCAGCCGGGGACCGCAACCTCGGCCTGGCCTATCTGCTGAGCGCTGCGGGCGCGCTGCACCTGAATCCGCCGGCCGCTGTGGCCGGCTACGTGCGGCAATGCGCCGCCATGATGACCGTGGACGACCTGGCTCTGATGGCGGCGACGCTCGCCAATGGTGGGGTGCAGCCCAACACCGGGAACCGGATCTTCAGCCGGGCCACCACCAAGCAGGTCCTGAGCGTCATGGCCTCCTGCGGCATGTACGACGCTGCCGGTGACTGGATGACCTCCGTCGGCATTCCCGCCAAGAGTGGGGTGGCCGGCGGCATCATCGGGGTGCTGCCCGGACAGATCGGCGTCGCCGTCTTCTCACCGCGCCTGGACCACCACGGCAACAGCGAGCGCGGCTCGGAGATGATGCGCCTGCTCTCCGAGAACCTCGGCCTGCACCTCATGACGGCCGGCCGCCCGGCACGGTCGTCGCTGCGTGAAGTGCACACCGCCCAGGTGGACGACGAGGCCGCGACCATCTACGCGCTGCAGGGTGATCTGAGCCTGAGCAGCATCGAGACATTGGTGCACGAGATCACCACAAATCCGCCGCAAGACCCCCTGGTCGTCTTCGACATGACCCGCATCGACGAGGTGCTCCAGGTCGCCCACGAGACCGCCTCATCCCTGGCCACCACGCTGATCGACCAGGGGCACCGGGTCATCTTCGTCGACCCCACCGAGGCTTTCGCGGATTTCCGCGACGAGGAGGGCCGGGAAGTCGAGCGCTGGAGCCCCGAGGAGCTGCGCGAGCACACCTCAGGAAGTTGA
- a CDS encoding rhodanese-related sulfurtransferase, translated as MSQSRIVLYYKFVPLPDPEAVMLWQRTLCRELGLKGRIIVSEHGINGTVGGEIGAVKQYVKQTRAYRPFHGLEVKWSEGEADQFPRLSVKVRPELVSFGVPDQIQVDENGVVGGGEHLTPEEVHELIDAKKRRGAPVTFFDGRNAMEAQIGRFAGAVVPQVDSTREFVTELDSGKYDHLKDQAVITYCTGGIRCEVLTALMKDRGFAEVYQIDGGIVRYGETYQDAGYWEGELYVFDGRMNTRFSDQAKTLGECVHCGGPTSQFFNCADPGCTTLQLFCANCEHIPESTRCAVCAAAASRALEQGSA; from the coding sequence GTGTCCCAGTCCCGCATCGTTCTCTACTACAAGTTCGTTCCGCTGCCAGACCCCGAAGCGGTCATGCTGTGGCAGCGGACTCTGTGCCGCGAACTCGGGCTCAAGGGACGCATCATCGTTTCCGAGCACGGCATCAATGGCACCGTGGGCGGCGAGATCGGTGCCGTCAAGCAGTACGTGAAACAGACGCGGGCCTACCGGCCCTTTCACGGGCTCGAGGTCAAGTGGTCCGAGGGGGAGGCTGATCAGTTCCCCCGGTTGAGCGTGAAGGTGCGCCCGGAGCTGGTGTCCTTCGGGGTGCCGGATCAGATCCAAGTCGATGAGAACGGCGTGGTCGGCGGCGGCGAGCACCTCACACCCGAGGAGGTGCACGAGCTGATCGACGCCAAGAAGCGCCGGGGGGCTCCGGTGACCTTCTTCGACGGCCGGAACGCCATGGAGGCGCAGATCGGGCGCTTCGCCGGTGCCGTGGTGCCGCAGGTGGACTCCACCCGGGAGTTCGTCACCGAATTGGACTCGGGCAAGTACGACCACCTCAAGGATCAGGCGGTCATCACCTACTGCACCGGTGGCATCCGGTGCGAAGTCCTCACGGCGCTCATGAAGGACCGTGGTTTCGCAGAGGTCTATCAGATCGATGGCGGCATCGTCCGCTACGGCGAGACCTACCAGGACGCCGGGTACTGGGAGGGCGAGCTCTACGTCTTCGACGGCCGGATGAACACCCGCTTCAGCGACCAGGCGAAGACCCTGGGCGAGTGCGTGCACTGTGGTGGCCCCACCTCCCAGTTCTTCAACTGCGCGGATCCGGGATGCACCACACTCCAGCTCTTCTGCGCGAACTGCGAGCACATCCCGGAGAGCACCCGGTGCGCGGTATGCGCGGCCGCGGCGAGCCGGGCGCTGGAGCAGGGTTCGGCGTGA
- a CDS encoding TrmH family RNA methyltransferase, with product MRRITRPNAQFQVWEALLHNRNKRQRAGEFVVQGVRPINLALEYGWQVRAVVYDAERTLSRWALGVLERVPTGHVAMAPELLAQLSGKDEEVPELVIVVGLPEDDFARITVTEERPFLGVVFDRPTTPGNVGTIARSVDAFGGGALIITGHSADPYDPRSVRASTGSLFAVPVVRAASHQVVIEWVDGLRAAGSPLRVVGTDEQGSAVIAEADLTGPTLLVIGNETHGVSSGWREACDVMVRIPIGGAASSLNAASAATVALYEAARQRG from the coding sequence GCACAACCGGAACAAGCGGCAGCGAGCCGGCGAGTTCGTGGTCCAGGGGGTGCGCCCGATCAACCTCGCCCTCGAGTACGGCTGGCAGGTGCGCGCCGTGGTCTACGACGCGGAGCGGACGCTCTCGCGGTGGGCGCTCGGCGTCCTCGAACGCGTGCCCACCGGTCACGTCGCCATGGCTCCTGAACTCCTGGCGCAGCTCAGCGGCAAGGATGAGGAGGTACCCGAACTGGTGATCGTGGTCGGGCTCCCCGAGGACGACTTCGCCCGCATCACCGTCACCGAGGAGCGGCCCTTCCTGGGCGTGGTCTTCGATCGCCCCACGACGCCGGGCAACGTCGGCACCATCGCCCGCTCGGTGGACGCCTTCGGTGGCGGGGCCCTGATCATCACCGGCCACAGCGCCGACCCCTATGACCCGCGCTCAGTGCGAGCATCCACCGGTTCACTCTTCGCCGTGCCGGTGGTGCGGGCAGCCTCGCACCAGGTGGTCATCGAGTGGGTGGACGGCCTGCGCGCCGCCGGCTCGCCCCTGCGTGTGGTCGGTACCGATGAGCAAGGTAGCGCAGTCATCGCCGAGGCCGACCTGACGGGGCCGACCCTGCTGGTGATCGGCAACGAGACCCATGGTGTGAGTTCCGGCTGGCGTGAGGCCTGCGACGTGATGGTGCGTATCCCCATCGGCGGCGCCGCCAGCTCGCTGAATGCCGCCAGCGCTGCCACAGTGGCCCTGTACGAAGCCGCACGACAGCGAGGTTGA